A window of Cryptomeria japonica chromosome 3, Sugi_1.0, whole genome shotgun sequence contains these coding sequences:
- the LOC131035619 gene encoding zinc finger protein ZAT9 produces MDIAAGVAQRKPTSRKGEKGELKMEDSKHVCKVCNRRFSCGKALGGHMRIHGGQFNPAEVSVCPQKKKKRKVSEIGGSESVFQQAWHEEEKAGLPGPSSHSDLLRDIEGTSVSTSNSEQAIMHMHRDMDDLGSNPKMKGWLSKRSRHVIEQSLSTNQEEDVANCLVMLSTAEGSWRPPKTQLTESQNMLGYCNYVTGSRDLKNACQEADELDDSNPNEEADEWKICNNMFECPTCNKVFSSNRALGGHRASHKKIKDCRMEQEQVKNKVTEPFIDEVVSEESLSLHAIGTNKPKMHECPICHRNFGSGQALGGHKRSHWITSPSSSPSSSSPKQVQQEKEREKEKPILLDLNLPAPIEDDEVDGLKPCNLLNSMEAHNNISNYTQPWWIDSHCRIFSLPVNSNFEDKGDFKPDIHRPWLQVATKTA; encoded by the coding sequence ATGGATATTGCAGCTGGAGTGGCTCAGAGAAAACCCACAAGCAGAAAAGGGGAAAAGGGCGAGTTAAAGATGGAGGATTCGAAGCATGTGTGCAAGGTCTGCAATAGGAGATTCAGCTGTGGAAAGGCTCTGGGTGGTCACATGAGAATTCATGGCGGTCAATTCAATCCTGCAGAGGTTTCAGTGTGTCCTCAGAAGAAGAAAAAACGCAAGGTTTCAGAAATTGGAGGCTCTGAATCAGTGTTCCAACAAGCATGGCATGAAGAAGAGAAGGCGGGTTTACCAGGGCCAAGCAGCCACTCTGATCTTCTGAGGGACATTGAGGGTACCAGTGTTAGTACCAGTAACAGTGAGCAAGCAATCATGCACATGCACAGAGATATGGATGACCTGGGCTCCAATCCTAAAATGAAGGGCTGGTTATCAAAGAGGTCCAGGCATGTTATTGAGCAGTCTCTGTCAACCAACCAAGAGGAAGACGTAGCAAATTGTCTAGTCATGCTTTCTACTGCTGAAGGATCATGGAGGCCGCCCAAGACCCAGCTTACGGAATCACAGAATATGTTGGGTTATTGCAATTATGTAACTGGATCCAGAGATCTGAAAAATGCATGTCAGGAAGCAGATGAATTAGATGACTCTAATCCTAATGAAGAAGCTGATGAATGGAAGATTTGCAACAATATGTTCGAATGCCCAACATGCAACAAAGTTTTCTCTTCCAATCGCGCTCTGGGTGGGCACAGGGCAAGTCACAAGAAGATCAAGGATTGCCGTATGGAGCAGGAACAAGTCAAGAACAAGGTCACAGAACCATTTATTGATGAAGTTGTCAGTGAGGAAAGCCTGAGCTTGCATGCAATTGGTACCAACAAGCCCAAGATGCATGAATGTCCTATTTGTCATAGGAATTTTGGATCTGGGCAGGCACTGGGTGGCCATAAAAGGTCCCATTGGATTACTAGTCCTAGTTCTAGCCCTAGTAGTTCCAGTCCCAAGCAGGTGcagcaagagaaagagagagagaaggagaagcCCATCTTGTTGGATCTTAACTTGCCTGCACCTATTGAAGATGATGAAGTTGATGGATTGAAGCCCTGCAATCTGCTCAACTCCATGGAAGCACATAACAACATTTCCAACTATACCCAACCGTGGTGGATAGACAGCCATTGCAGAATATTTTCTCTACCAGTTAATAGTAACTTTGAGGACAAGGGTGACTTCAAGCCTGATATTCATCGGCCATGGCTGCAAGTGGCAACCAAAACTGCTTAA